The following coding sequences lie in one Arabidopsis thaliana chromosome 3, partial sequence genomic window:
- a CDS encoding SNF2 domain-containing protein / helicase domain-containing protein / F-box family protein (SNF2 domain-containing protein / helicase domain-containing protein / F-box family protein; FUNCTIONS IN: helicase activity, DNA binding, zinc ion binding, nucleic acid binding, ATP binding; LOCATED IN: endomembrane system; CONTAINS InterPro DOMAIN/s: F-box domain, cyclin-like (InterPro:IPR001810), Zinc finger, RING-type, conserved site (InterPro:IPR017907), Zinc finger, RING-type (InterPro:IPR001841), SNF2-related (InterPro:IPR000330), F-box domain, Skp2-like (InterPro:IPR022364), DEAD-like helicase, N-terminal (InterPro:IPR014001), DNA/RNA helicase, C-terminal (InterPro:IPR001650), Helicase, superfamily 1/2, ATP-binding domain (InterPro:IPR014021), Zinc finger, CW-type (InterPro:IPR011124); BEST Arabidopsis thaliana protein match is: DNA/RNA helicase protein (TAIR:AT5G22750.1); Has 15028 Blast hits to 11196 proteins in 1367 species: Archae - 59; Bacteria - 4030; Metazoa - 3400; Fungi - 4173; Plants - 1458; Viruses - 121; Other Eukaryotes - 1787 (source: NCBI BLink).), translating to MADDHKLCGFLCTVLSVDSPDLLQSGSSCFIFNDGSVTGFKSENGLILSLTNPISNLQSLISSKGDHDVENSGTIEDGRLETPQKRRKCVEGESSGKRKTPKSKRRVLSGSKEKTVQGRKRVKSIGMVNGSISVVQQLHALVANKCLKIICRVVKVDKGENGEERAVVLVDVYLPIELWSGWQFPKSQATAAALFKHLSCDWGLRVSILDGKSIWEEANGRIKAIWDLSDCHVFDCKLLCNAPNSPKRRLFKLHEIFKSLPSPGNHDVSYSSRVLPSTDSCVSGVWDLSDDVLISILMKLDTKDLFSIAAVCRLFRSLTSLIVPCMNLKLFPHQQAAVGWMLERERKAEVSSHPLYLSFDTEDGFSFYVNAVTGDIITEAAPMVKDFRGGMFCDEPGLGKTITALSLILKTQGTMADPPEGLPIVWCTHKSDKKCAYYEYTSDQFTSNSMSAVKRFQSPSSCRNQVSFEAFRPLLESKSLPFKQARLMDPDDQTLESKNSNFENEFETHIPASLDLKAQCRKSLGNVRKNLLPAYNGASELSEVMEAKRISNWKKCGMITGCKRKGLTDSDVESDIWMQCDSCSKWRRIIDEGVSVTGSAWFCSNNNDPAYQSCNDPEELWDKSQPIKYLQGFYTKGASGEESDNISFFTSVLREHKSSVSSTVKKALIWLAKLPLEKLSQMETVGLPGPVLGLKLDALGFQRIFRAFGLKSRVEKGVTKWFYPKFLENLVFDVPALKVALCQPLDTFRLYLSKATLIVVPTNLVNHWLTQIQKHVCSDQLRILVWADHIELSPHSLAWDYDVVITTFSRLSAEWNPRKKSPLIQVHWLRVMLDEGHTLGSSVSLTNKFQMAVSLTACNRWLLTGTPTPNTPNSQLSHIQPLLKFLHEEVYGENPKFWEAGILRPFEAEMEEGRLRLLQLLQRCMISSRKKDLQMIPPCIKKVTYLNFLPGHARSYNELVETVRRNILLADWNDPSHVESLLNSKQWKFRSITISNVRLSCCVAGHIKMTDAGHDIKETMDALLENDLDLWTEEYSFIQDSLIGGCNCKRCGEWCRLPVITPCRHLLCLDCVALDSERCTISGCGYLYEMQTPETLARPENPNPKWPVPKDLIELQPSYKQDDWNPDWQSTSSSKVSYLVDRLRKLHEGNKKSILSFNKTDNDNLEDNPPGTSEAFLGKELHGQDCGSQMVFVDKVLIFSQFLEHIHVIEQQLTTAGIKFGKMYSPMQSYNKMKALAMFQNDADCMALLMDGSGALGLDLSFVTHVFLMEPIWDKSLEEQVISRAHRMGAKRPIFVETLTMRGTIEEQMMRFLEDAEKSDRLLSGDYIEAKQETTRSRRTLHDLVESNYLSHLSFVRSDGKMEFAASQLAGLKDHQLA from the exons ATGGCCGATGATCACAAACTCTGTGGTTTTCTCTGTACCGTTCTTTCCGTCGATTCGCCTGATCTTCTTCAATCGGGCTCGTCTTGTTTCATCTTCAATGATGGTTCCGTCACCGGTTTCAAATCCGAAAATGGCTTGATCTTATCCCTCACTAATCCCATCTCTAATCTCCAATCCCTAATTTCGTCAAAAGGAGATCATGATGTTGAGAATTCCGGAACAATTGAAGACGGTCGATTGGAGACTCCGCAGAAACGCCGTAAGTGCGTTGAGGGAGAGAGTAGTGGTAAGCGAAAGACTCCGAAATCGAAGAGACGAGTTTTATCCGGGAGCAAGGAGAAGACTGTACAGGGAAGGAAGAGGGTAAAGAGTATAGGTATGGTGAATGGAAGTATAAGTGTAGTGCAGCAGCTTCATGCTTTGGTTGCTAATAAATGCTTGAAGATTATATGTCGTGTGGTGAAGGTTGATAAAGGTgagaatggagaagaaagagctGTGGTGTTAGTTGATGTTTACCTGCCTATTGAATTGTGGTCCGGATGGCAATTTCCTAAATCTCAAGCTACTGCTGCTGCATTGTTTAAGCACTTGAG CTGTGACTGGGGACTGAGAGTCTCAATCCTTGACGGAAAAAGTATTTGGGAAGAGGCCAATGGAAGAATAAAGGCCATCTGGGATCTATCTGACTGTCATGTGTTTGACTGCAAATTACTCTGTAATGCCCCAAATTCTCCAAAAAGACGGTTATTTAAACTACATGAAATTTTTAAGAGCTTGCCCAGTCCAGGAAATCATGATGTGTCTTATTCTTCTAGAGTATTGCCGTCTACTGACTCTTGTGTATCTGGTGTATGGGATCTCTCAGATGACGTTTTGATTAGCATACTGATGAAACTTGACACGAAGGATCTTTTTAGCATTGCAGCAGTCTGCCGTCTCTTCAGATCATTGACCTCTCTAATTGTGCCATGTATGAATCTAAAACTCTTTCCTCATCAGCAGGCAGCAGTTGGTTGGATGCTGGAGCGTGAGAGGAAAGCTGAAGTTTCCTCGCATCCCCTTTACTTGAGTTTTGATACTGAGGATGGGTTTAGTTTCTACGTAAATGCTGTGACTGGTGATATAATCACTGAGGCAGCTCCCATGGTCAAGGATTTCCGTGGGGGAATGTTCTGCGATGAACCAGGTCTCGGAAAGACAATAACAGCATTATCCCTTATCCTAAAGACGCAGGGAACAATGGCTGATCCGCCTGAGGGACTTCCTATCGTTTGGTGTACCCACAAAAGTGACAAAAAATGTGCCTATTATGAGTACACGAGTGACCAGTTCACTTCTAACAGCATGTCTGCTGTAAAGAGGTTTCAAAGTCCAAGTAGCTGTCGAAACCAGGTTTCTTTTGAAGCCTTTCGTCCGCTGCTGGAGTCAAAATCGTTGCCATTTAAGCAAGCGAGGCTGATGGATCCAGATGATCAAACATTGGAGTCTAAGAattcaaactttgaaaacGAATTTGAAACTCACATCCCTGCGTCCCTGGATTTAAAAGCTCAATGTAGAAAGAGCTTGGGTAATGTCAGAAAAAATCTCTTGCCTGCATATAATGGCGCATCTGAGCTCTCTGAAGTGATGGAAGCTAAAAGAATCAGTAATTGGAAGAAATGTGGTATGATAACAGGTTGCAAGAGAAAGGGTCTTACTGATTCGGATGTGGAAAGCGATATTTGGATGCAGTGTGATTCTTGCTCAAAGTGGCGGAGAATAATAGATGAAGGTGTATCTGTTACTGGTTCTGCATGGTTTTGTAGCAACAATAATGACCCTGCATATCAAAGTTGTAATGATCCTGAAGAATTATGGGATAAATCTCAACCTATAAAATACTTGCAAGGGTTTTATACTAAGGGAGCCTCTGGGGAAGAAAGTGATaatatctctttcttcacGAGTGTCCTTCGGGAACACAAGTCTTCAGTAAGCTCAACCGTAAAGAAAGCCTTAATTTGGCTTGCTAAACTCCCTCTTGAGAAGCTCTCACAGATGGAAACAGTTGGCTTACCTGGTCCAGTGTTGGGTTTAAAATTAGATGCCCTTGGGTTCCAGAGAATATTTCGAGCATTTGGTCTTAAGAGTAGAGTTGAAAAGGGTGTCACCAAATGGTTTTACCCGAAGTTTCTTGAGAACTTAGTATTTGATGTACCTGCCCTCAAAGTTGCTCTCTGTCAGCCGCTGGATACATTTAGACTGTATTTGTCAAAAGCAACTCTAATCGTCGTCCCCACAAATTTAGTTAATCATTGGTTaacacaaatccaaaaacatgtTTGCTCTGATCAGCTTCGTATTCTCGTTTGGGCTGACCATATAGAGCTTTCTCCACACAGCTTGGCTTGGGATTATGATGTTGTGATCACAACTTTTAGTCGCTTAAGTGCGGAATGGAATCCCCGGAAGAAAAGCCCATTGATCCAAGTGCATTGGCTTAGGGTCATGCTAGATGAAGGACACACTCTTGGTTCTAGTGTCAGTTTGACTAATAAATTTCAGATGGCTGTTTCTCTGACAGCTTGTAATCGTTGGCTATTGACAGGAACACCAACCCCTAACACACCAAATAGCCAGCTTTCACATATCCAACctcttttaaagtttcttcACGAGGAAGTCTATGGAGAAAATCCAAAGTTTTGGGAAGCTGGCATCCTTAGACCATTTGAAGCAGAAATGGAGGAGGGTCGTTTGCGTTTACTTCAGCTGCTTCAGAGATGCATGATAAGCTCTAGAAAGAAAGATCTGCAGATGATTCCTCCGTGTATCAAGAAGGTGACATACCTTAATTTCCTTCCAGGGCATGCAAGAAGCTACAATGAACTAGTGGAGACAGTTAGGCGTAATATCTTATTAGCTGATTGGAATGATCCGTCTCATGTAGAAAGTCTGCTTAACTCTAAACAGTGGAAATTTCGGAGCATTACCATTAGTAATGTCAGACTATCTTGCTGTGTGGCTGGGCATATAAAAATGACCGACGCTGGTCATGACATTAAAGAGACAATGGATGCTTTACTTGAAAATGATCTGGATCTTTGGACGGAGGAGTACTCTTTTATTCAAGATAGCCTTATTGGTGGCTGTAACTGTAAAAG ATGTGGGGAATGGTGCCGACTTCCTGTTATCACTCCATGTAGACACCTGTTGTGCCTTGATTGTGTTGCTCTTGATAGCGAAAGGTGTACTATTTCTGGTTGTGGATATTTATATGAGATGCAAACTCCTGAAACTTTGGCGCGACCagaaaatccaaatccaaagtGGCCTGTGCCAAAGGATCTTATTGAGTTACAGCCTTCATATAAGCAG GACGATTGGAATCCTGACTGGCAATCTACGTCCAGCAGTAAAGTCAGTTATCTCGTAGACAGGCTGAGGAAGTTACATGAGGGTAATAAAAAAAGCATTTTGTCTTTCAACAAGACTGACAATGACAACCTGGAAGACAATCCCCCAGGTACCTCGGAAGCCTTTTTGGGGAAAGAATTACATGGACAGGATTGTGGATCTCAGATGGTATTTGTTGATAAAGTATTGATTTTCTCTCAATTTCTGGAGCATATTCACGTGATTGAACAACAG TTGACAACTGCTGGCATCAAGTTTGGTAAAATGTACAGTCCAATGCAGTCGTATAATAAG ATGAAAGCTCTGGCAATGTTCCAGAACGATGCTGATTGCATGGCACTTTTGATGGATGGAAGTGGGGCCCTTGGTcttgatttgagttttgtaaCACATGTTTTCCTGATGGAACCAATCTGGGATAAAAG CTTGGAAGAGCAAGTCATCAGTCGTGCTCATCGGATGGGCGCAAAGCGCCCTATTTTTGTAGAAACCTTAACCATGCGTGGCACGATTGAAGAACAAATGATGAGATTCCTAGAG GATGCAGAAAAGAGTGATAGATTATTGAGTGGAGATTACATAGAAGCGAAGCAGGAGACAACACGGAGCCGCCGAACGCTACATGATTTGGTAGAAAGCAATTACCTGTCTCATCTTAGCTTTGTCCGATCCGATGGCAAAATGGAATTTGCAGCTTCGCAGCTTGCAGGTTTAAAAGATCACCAATTAGCTTAA
- a CDS encoding SNF2 domain-containing protein / helicase domain-containing protein / F-box family protein, whose translation MKLDTKDLFSIAAVCRLFRSLTSLIVPCMNLKLFPHQQAAVGWMLERERKAEVSSHPLYLSFDTEDGFSFYVNAVTGDIITEAAPMVKDFRGGMFCDEPGLGKTITALSLILKTQGTMADPPEGLPIVWCTHKSDKKCAYYEYTSDQFTSNSMSAVKRFQSPSSCRNQVSFEAFRPLLESKSLPFKQARLMDPDDQTLESKNSNFENEFETHIPASLDLKAQCRKSLGNVRKNLLPAYNGASELSEVMEAKRISNWKKCGMITGCKRKGLTDSDVESDIWMQCDSCSKWRRIIDEGVSVTGSAWFCSNNNDPAYQSCNDPEELWDKSQPIKYLQGFYTKGASGEESDNISFFTSVLREHKSSVSSTVKKALIWLAKLPLEKLSQMETVGLPGPVLGLKLDALGFQRIFRAFGLKSRVEKGVTKWFYPKFLENLVFDVPALKVALCQPLDTFRLYLSKATLIVVPTNLVNHWLTQIQKHVCSDQLRILVWADHIELSPHSLAWDYDVVITTFSRLSAEWNPRKKSPLIQVHWLRVMLDEGHTLGSSVSLTNKFQMAVSLTACNRWLLTGTPTPNTPNSQLSHIQPLLKFLHEEVYGENPKFWEAGILRPFEAEMEEGRLRLLQLLQRCMISSRKKDLQMIPPCIKKVTYLNFLPGHARSYNELVETVRRNILLADWNDPSHVESLLNSKQWKFRSITISNVRLSCCVAGHIKMTDAGHDIKETMDALLENDLDLWTEEYSFIQDSLIGGCNCKRCGEWCRLPVITPCRHLLCLDCVALDSERCTISGCGYLYEMQTPETLARPENPNPKWPVPKDLIELQPSYKQDDWNPDWQSTSSSKVSYLVDRLRKLHEGNKKSILSFNKTDNDNLEDNPPGTSEAFLGKELHGQDCGSQMVFVDKVLIFSQFLEHIHVIEQQLTTAGIKFGKMYSPMQSYNKMKALAMFQNDADCMALLMDGSGALGLDLSFVTHVFLMEPIWDKSLEEQVISRAHRMGAKRPIFVETLTMRGTIEEQMMRFLEDAEKSDRLLSGDYIEAKQETTRSRRTLHDLVESNYLSHLSFVRSDGKMEFAASQLAGLKDHQLA comes from the exons ATGAAACTTGACACGAAGGATCTTTTTAGCATTGCAGCAGTCTGCCGTCTCTTCAGATCATTGACCTCTCTAATTGTGCCATGTATGAATCTAAAACTCTTTCCTCATCAGCAGGCAGCAGTTGGTTGGATGCTGGAGCGTGAGAGGAAAGCTGAAGTTTCCTCGCATCCCCTTTACTTGAGTTTTGATACTGAGGATGGGTTTAGTTTCTACGTAAATGCTGTGACTGGTGATATAATCACTGAGGCAGCTCCCATGGTCAAGGATTTCCGTGGGGGAATGTTCTGCGATGAACCAGGTCTCGGAAAGACAATAACAGCATTATCCCTTATCCTAAAGACGCAGGGAACAATGGCTGATCCGCCTGAGGGACTTCCTATCGTTTGGTGTACCCACAAAAGTGACAAAAAATGTGCCTATTATGAGTACACGAGTGACCAGTTCACTTCTAACAGCATGTCTGCTGTAAAGAGGTTTCAAAGTCCAAGTAGCTGTCGAAACCAGGTTTCTTTTGAAGCCTTTCGTCCGCTGCTGGAGTCAAAATCGTTGCCATTTAAGCAAGCGAGGCTGATGGATCCAGATGATCAAACATTGGAGTCTAAGAattcaaactttgaaaacGAATTTGAAACTCACATCCCTGCGTCCCTGGATTTAAAAGCTCAATGTAGAAAGAGCTTGGGTAATGTCAGAAAAAATCTCTTGCCTGCATATAATGGCGCATCTGAGCTCTCTGAAGTGATGGAAGCTAAAAGAATCAGTAATTGGAAGAAATGTGGTATGATAACAGGTTGCAAGAGAAAGGGTCTTACTGATTCGGATGTGGAAAGCGATATTTGGATGCAGTGTGATTCTTGCTCAAAGTGGCGGAGAATAATAGATGAAGGTGTATCTGTTACTGGTTCTGCATGGTTTTGTAGCAACAATAATGACCCTGCATATCAAAGTTGTAATGATCCTGAAGAATTATGGGATAAATCTCAACCTATAAAATACTTGCAAGGGTTTTATACTAAGGGAGCCTCTGGGGAAGAAAGTGATaatatctctttcttcacGAGTGTCCTTCGGGAACACAAGTCTTCAGTAAGCTCAACCGTAAAGAAAGCCTTAATTTGGCTTGCTAAACTCCCTCTTGAGAAGCTCTCACAGATGGAAACAGTTGGCTTACCTGGTCCAGTGTTGGGTTTAAAATTAGATGCCCTTGGGTTCCAGAGAATATTTCGAGCATTTGGTCTTAAGAGTAGAGTTGAAAAGGGTGTCACCAAATGGTTTTACCCGAAGTTTCTTGAGAACTTAGTATTTGATGTACCTGCCCTCAAAGTTGCTCTCTGTCAGCCGCTGGATACATTTAGACTGTATTTGTCAAAAGCAACTCTAATCGTCGTCCCCACAAATTTAGTTAATCATTGGTTaacacaaatccaaaaacatgtTTGCTCTGATCAGCTTCGTATTCTCGTTTGGGCTGACCATATAGAGCTTTCTCCACACAGCTTGGCTTGGGATTATGATGTTGTGATCACAACTTTTAGTCGCTTAAGTGCGGAATGGAATCCCCGGAAGAAAAGCCCATTGATCCAAGTGCATTGGCTTAGGGTCATGCTAGATGAAGGACACACTCTTGGTTCTAGTGTCAGTTTGACTAATAAATTTCAGATGGCTGTTTCTCTGACAGCTTGTAATCGTTGGCTATTGACAGGAACACCAACCCCTAACACACCAAATAGCCAGCTTTCACATATCCAACctcttttaaagtttcttcACGAGGAAGTCTATGGAGAAAATCCAAAGTTTTGGGAAGCTGGCATCCTTAGACCATTTGAAGCAGAAATGGAGGAGGGTCGTTTGCGTTTACTTCAGCTGCTTCAGAGATGCATGATAAGCTCTAGAAAGAAAGATCTGCAGATGATTCCTCCGTGTATCAAGAAGGTGACATACCTTAATTTCCTTCCAGGGCATGCAAGAAGCTACAATGAACTAGTGGAGACAGTTAGGCGTAATATCTTATTAGCTGATTGGAATGATCCGTCTCATGTAGAAAGTCTGCTTAACTCTAAACAGTGGAAATTTCGGAGCATTACCATTAGTAATGTCAGACTATCTTGCTGTGTGGCTGGGCATATAAAAATGACCGACGCTGGTCATGACATTAAAGAGACAATGGATGCTTTACTTGAAAATGATCTGGATCTTTGGACGGAGGAGTACTCTTTTATTCAAGATAGCCTTATTGGTGGCTGTAACTGTAAAAG ATGTGGGGAATGGTGCCGACTTCCTGTTATCACTCCATGTAGACACCTGTTGTGCCTTGATTGTGTTGCTCTTGATAGCGAAAGGTGTACTATTTCTGGTTGTGGATATTTATATGAGATGCAAACTCCTGAAACTTTGGCGCGACCagaaaatccaaatccaaagtGGCCTGTGCCAAAGGATCTTATTGAGTTACAGCCTTCATATAAGCAG GACGATTGGAATCCTGACTGGCAATCTACGTCCAGCAGTAAAGTCAGTTATCTCGTAGACAGGCTGAGGAAGTTACATGAGGGTAATAAAAAAAGCATTTTGTCTTTCAACAAGACTGACAATGACAACCTGGAAGACAATCCCCCAGGTACCTCGGAAGCCTTTTTGGGGAAAGAATTACATGGACAGGATTGTGGATCTCAGATGGTATTTGTTGATAAAGTATTGATTTTCTCTCAATTTCTGGAGCATATTCACGTGATTGAACAACAG TTGACAACTGCTGGCATCAAGTTTGGTAAAATGTACAGTCCAATGCAGTCGTATAATAAG ATGAAAGCTCTGGCAATGTTCCAGAACGATGCTGATTGCATGGCACTTTTGATGGATGGAAGTGGGGCCCTTGGTcttgatttgagttttgtaaCACATGTTTTCCTGATGGAACCAATCTGGGATAAAAG CTTGGAAGAGCAAGTCATCAGTCGTGCTCATCGGATGGGCGCAAAGCGCCCTATTTTTGTAGAAACCTTAACCATGCGTGGCACGATTGAAGAACAAATGATGAGATTCCTAGAG GATGCAGAAAAGAGTGATAGATTATTGAGTGGAGATTACATAGAAGCGAAGCAGGAGACAACACGGAGCCGCCGAACGCTACATGATTTGGTAGAAAGCAATTACCTGTCTCATCTTAGCTTTGTCCGATCCGATGGCAAAATGGAATTTGCAGCTTCGCAGCTTGCAGGTTTAAAAGATCACCAATTAGCTTAA